A part of Paroedura picta isolate Pp20150507F chromosome 7, Ppicta_v3.0, whole genome shotgun sequence genomic DNA contains:
- the DCP2 gene encoding m7GpppN-mRNA hydrolase isoform X2, whose translation METKKAEIPGSVLDDLCSRFILHIPSEERDNAIRVCFQVELAHWFYLDFYMQNTPGLPQCGIRDFAKAVFNHCPFLLPQGEDVQKVLDEWKEYKMGVPTYGAIILDETLENVLLVQGYLAKSGWGFPKGKVNKEEAPHDCAAREVFEETGFDIKDYINKDDYIELRINDQVARLYIIPGIPKDTKFNPKTRREIRNIEWFSVDKLPCHRNDMTPKSKLGLAPNKFFMAIPFIRPLRDWLARRYGDSSDSDNGVSSSGSTPPKPGSEKMRSKLHYSQQVLSDGPSGDQWTKHRQLQQQKPHNNHFEMSETLKLKSIRGNGRKQYQDTPNQKKRANGVHSQPAKQNQTSVRRNVIG comes from the exons ATGGAGACCAAGAAGGCCGAGATCCCCGGCAGCGTCCTGGACGACCTGTGCAG CCGCTTTATTTTGCACATTCCCAGTGAGGAACGAGACAATGCTATCAGAGTATGTTTTCAGGTTGAGCTTGCCCATTggttttatttggatttctacaTGCAGAACACACCAGGATTACCTCAGTGTGGGATAAGAGATTTTGCTAAAGCTG TTTTCAATCATTGCCCTTTTTTACTGCCTCAAGGTGAAGATGTGCAGAAAGTTTTAGATGAATGGAAAGAGTATAAAATGGGAGTGCCAACATATGGTGCGATTATTCTTGATGAGACACTTGAAAAT GTGCTCCTGGTTCAGGGTTACTTAGCGAAGTCTGGCTGGGGATTTCCAAAAGGAAAAGTGAACAAAGAAGAGGCGCCACATGACTGTGCTGCTAGAGAG GTATTTGAAGAAACTGGTTTTGATATAAAAGACTATATCAATAAAGATGATTATATTGAACTAAGAATCAATGATCAGGTGGCACGCTTATACATCATTCCAGGTATTCCAAAGGACACAAAATTTAATCCTAAAACAAGAAGAGAAATTCGG AACATTGAATGGTTCTCAGTTGACAAACTGCCTTGCCATAGGAATGATATGACCCCGAAATCCAAGCTAGGTTTGGCACCTAACAAGTTTTTTATGGCTATTCCCTTCATAAG ACCATTAAGGGATTGGCTTGCTCGACGGTATGGAGATTCCTCTGATAGTGACAATGGAGTGTCATCCTCTGGTAGCACACCACCTAAGCCAGGCTCAGAAAAAATGAG ATCAAAGCTTCATTATAGCCAGCAAGTGCTATCAGATGGTCCTTCAGGAGATCAGTGGACAAAGCACAGACAGTTGCAGCAACAAAAGCCACACAACAATCATTTTGAGATGTCTGAAACATTAAAACTAAAG AGCATACGAGGCAATGGTAGAAAGCAATACCAAGACACTCCTAACCAAAAGAAGAGAGCAAATGGAGTCCATAGTCAACCAGCTAAACAGAATCAAACTTCG GTGAGAAGAAATGTGATAGGATAA